The following are encoded together in the Kwoniella europaea PYCC6329 chromosome 1, complete sequence genome:
- a CDS encoding translation elongation factor Tu, translating into MMRNAIQSRLSSALRTSEVRAAVRPLAGPSVPIARTLATKPLPTPRFRAVALCPRRLPTRGYAVEAGGKFSRKKPHFNIGTIGHVDHGKTTLTAAITKYLAEQGGGKFMDYSQIDKAPEEKARGITISTAHVEYETPNRHYAHIDCPGHADYIKNMITGAAQLDGAIIVVSATDGQMPQTREHLLLARQVGIKRLVVFINKVDQVDDPEMLELVEMEMRELLSEFGFEGEETPIVMGTALAALEGKDPERGANKIKELMEKADEWLELPARDLDKPFLMYVEDVFSISGRGTVVTGKVERGVITKGSEVEIVGMGAPIKTTLTGIEMFHKELERGEAGDNMGALLRGIKREQVRRGQVLVQPGSIKSVKKFKAQLYILTKEEGGRYTPFMANYRPQLFIRTTDVTVSLTFPDGTEGAHEKLVMPGDNVEMIGDLVHDIALEPGSRFTLREGGKTIGTGIVNEIYE; encoded by the exons ATGATGCGAAACGCCATTCAAAGTCGACTCTCCTCCGCTCTTAGAACTAGCGAAGTTAGAG CCGCTGTTCGACCTTTGGCTGGACCATCGGTTCCCATCGCCCGAACTCTCGCTACCAAACCTCTCCCTACCCCCCGATTCAGAGCTGTAGCCTTATGTCCTAGGAGATTACCTACCAGAGGTTACGCTGTTGAAGCTGGTGGTAAATTCAGTCGAAAGAAGCCCCATTTCAA CATCGGTACCATCGGA CACGTCGATCATGGTAAAACCACTTTGACGGCCGCTATCACCAAATACCTCGCTGAGCAAGGTGGTGGTAAATTCATGGACTACTCTCAGATCGATAAAGCTCCAGAGGAAAAAGCTCGAGGTATCACCATCTCCACTGCT CACGTCGAATATGAAACTCCTAACCGACATTATGCCCACATCGATTGTCCCGGTCACGCCGATT ACATCAAGAACATGATTACTGGTGCTGCTCAGTTAGACGGAGCCATCATCGTCGTATCAGCTACGGATGGACAAATGCCTCAAACCAGGGAACATTTGTTGCTCGCTCGACAGGTCGGTATCAAGCGATTGGTAGTATTCATCAACAAagttgatcaagttgatgatCCTGAAATGTTGGAGTTggtagagatggaaatgaggGAATTACTCTCAGAATTCggatttgaaggtgaagaaacTCCCATCGTCATGGGTACAGCTTTGGCTGCTTTGGAAGGAAAAGACCCGGAGAGGGGTGCCAACAAAATTAAGGAGTTGATGGAAAAAGCGGATGAATGGTTGGAACTTCCCGCTC GTGATCTTGACAAACCCTTCTTGATGTACGTTGAAGATGTGTTCTCGATCTCCGGTCGAGGTACCGTCGTTACCGGAAAGGTAGAACGAGGTGTGATCACCAAGGGTTCGGAAGTGGAGATTGTCGGTATGGGTGCTCCTATCAAGACTACCCTTACTGGTatcg AAATGTTCCACAAGGAACTTGAACGAGGTGAAGCCGGTGATAACATGGGTGCTCTCTTGCGAGGTATTAAGAGAGAGCAAGTTAGAAGAGGTCAGGTTCTGGTACAACCTGGttccatcaaatcagtcAAGAAATTCAAGGCTCAACTCTAT ATCCTcaccaaggaagaaggtggtcgATACACCCCATTCATGGCCAACTACCGACCCCAGCTTTTCATCCGAACTACCGATGTCACTGTTTCCCTTACCTTCCCAGATGGTACCGAAGGTGCTCATGAGAAATTAGTCATGCCAGGAGACAACGTGGAGATGATCGGTGATTTGGTGCATGATATCGCTCTTGAACCAGGATCAAGATTCACattgagagaaggtggaaagaCAATCGGTACTGGTATCGTCAACGAAATTTACGAGTAA
- a CDS encoding homoserine O-acetyltransferase, with amino-acid sequence MPPRASLPRSIQLPSNKPTWKPPKPHLASYHPPSPSSSSTSSTNHFIPPVSPQLPARRKPAFNPGGFGLQSSPKPAPAPGSWKGKEKAREAQLEEIRKRDEEIRRDEERLEGRQSKKDGKEEAEACYVPPPATLHFHSTNSLPLLYSPHPLPPFQIAYETWGTLNSARDNAILLHTGLSASSHVASGGNDVSSSTSSKPGWWEDFVGPGKSIDTDKFFVICTNVLGGCFGSTGPSSPYPPGDGETRWATRFPMLSIHDMTRAQFDLLDHLGIEKLYASIGSSMGGMQSISMAYIAPERVGRVASISASGRSGLNGVGMRYAQRSVLMADPNWNRGFYYDGVPPHNGMKLARQIATITYRSGPEWEQRFGRQMLSEQEAALDSDGNPDVPRLSPDFLIETYLDHQGERFCLTYDANSMIYLSKAMDLFDMSSTALTSLAKKFNSAYPDSNPFPYPSDPVGISISSSKNTAQPASEQDREALEKETKKKLKKFIPTSKSPHLSELSQGLKRLKDIPALVLGVQSDVLFPVEQQRELADALKLTGNENVTYYELGGVWGHDTFLLDVQNVGGAIRGFLH; translated from the exons ATGCCACCCAGAGCGAGCCTACCTCGTTCAATCCAACTCCCTTCCAACAAACCGACATGGAAACCTCCTAAACCACATTTAGCATCCTatcatccaccttctccctcctcttcttctactaGTAGTACGAACCATTTCATACCACCTGTTTCACCCCAATTACCAGCCAGGAGGAAACCAGCTTTCAACCCTGGTGGGTTCGGATTACAATCTTCGCCTAAGCCTGCTCCCGCTCCGGGCTCATGGaagggtaaagagaaagCCAGGGAGGCACAGTTGGAAGAGAttaggaagagggatgaggagatAAGGCGAGACGAGGAGAGGCTGGAAGGTAGACAgagtaagaaggatgggaaagaagaagcggaagcTTGCTATGTC CCACCACCTGCTACACTCCATTTTCACTCAACCAACTCCCTACCTCTCCTCTACTCTCCCCACCCGCTACCTCCCTTCCAAATAGCCTACGAGACGTGGGGTACCCTCAATTCCGCTCGCGACAATGCGATCCTCCTCCACACGGGTCTATCAGCCTCTTCTCATGTTGCATCGGGTGGTAACGACGTGTCTTCCTCGACGTCTTCAAAACCAGGTTGGTGGGAAGATTTCGTCGGACCTGGAAAATCAATCGATACAGATAAattcttcgtcatctgtaCTAATGTCCTAGGAGGATGTTTCGGTTCGACTGGTCCATCGAGTCCTTATCCCCCAGGAGATGGGGAGACAAGATGGGCAACCAGGTTCCCAATGTTATCCATCCATGATATGACTCGTGCccaatttgatcttttggATCATTTGGGTATAGAGAAATTGTATGCTAGTATTGGATCCAGTATGGGTGGGATGCAGAGTATCTCCATGGCTTACATCGCTCCTGAGAGGGTAGGTAGGGTGGCTAGTATTTCTGCAAGTGGGAGATCGGGACTGAATGGTGTAGGAATGAGATATGCTCAAAGAAGTG TACTTATGGCAGATCCGAATTGGAACAGAGGGTTTTACTATGATGGAGTTCCTCCTCACAACGGGATGAAACTGGCAAGAC AAATTGCTACGATCACTTATCGATCTGGACCCGAATGGGAACAACGATTCGGACGTCAGATGCTCTCCGAGCAAGAAGCAGCGCTGGACTCAGATGGAAATCCAGATGTACCTAGACTCAGTCCCGATTTCTTGATTGAGACGTATCTcgatcatcag GGCGAAAGATTCTGTCTCACATACGATGCCAACTCTATGATCTACCTATCCAAAGCGATGGATCTGTTCGACATGTCTTCAACAGCATTAACATCCCTGGCTAAGAAATTCAATTCTGCTTATCCCGATTCCAACCCTTTCCCTTACCCTTCTGATCCAGTCGgcatctcaatctcatcctcgaAAAACACCGCTCAACCGGCATCTGAACAAGATAGAGAAGCGTTGGAGAAagaaaccaagaagaaattgaaaaagTTCATACCTACCTCGAAATCACCTCACTTATCAGAACTTTCGCAAGGTCTCAAACGATTAAAGGATATACCAGCTTTGGTATTGGGAGTCCAAAGTGATGTTTTGTTCCCCGTCGAACAGCAAAGGGAACTTGCAGATGCGCTGAAGTTGACAGGAAATGAGAATGTGACGTACTACGAATTAGGTGGAGTATGGGGTCATGATACGTTTTTGTTGGATGTTCAGAATGTCGGTGGAGCTATTAGAGGGTTCTTACATTGA
- a CDS encoding NADH dehydrogenase [ubiquinone] iron-sulfur protein 7, mitochondrial, which yields MATTLLPGLRNGVLAKASSSTLRPAFAIARPISNTAIALRPNTPTSSINTADSSPSTTTPATAIAQRGSNQLSLETPRNGAEYVLSTLDKVVNWARQGSMWPMTFGLACCAVEMMHMAAARYDQDRLGVVFRASPRQSDIMIVAGTLTNKMAPALRKVYDQMPEPRWVISMGSCANGGGYYHYSYSVVRGCDRIVPVDIYVPGCPPTAEALLYGMLQLQRKMRRNRQSVRWYRK from the exons ATGGCTACCACTCTTTTGCCAGGTCTACGAAACG GCGTCCTTGCCaaagcttcatcttcgaccCTCCGACCAGCATTCGCGATCG CTCGACCGATCTCGAACACTGCTATCGCGCTCCGACCTAACACTcccacatcatccatcaacaccGCCGattcatccccttccaccaccacacCTGCTACCGCCATAGCGCAGAGGGGAAGCAATCAGTTGAGTTTGGAAACTCCAAGGAATGGTGCCG AATATGTGCTCTCGACACTGGACAAAGTAGTCAACTGGGCTAGACAGGGATCGATGTGGCCAATGACTTTCGGTCTTGCTTGCTGTGCTGTAGAAATGAT GCACATGGCTGCTGCTCGTTatgatcaagatcgattAGGTGTGGTGTTCCGAGCTTCACCCCGTCAAAGTGATATCATGATCGTCGCCGGTACCTTGACCAACAAGATGGCCCCTGCGTTGAGAAAGG TATACGACCAAATGCCTGAACCTCGATGGGTTATCTCGATGGGCTCATGTGCCAACGGTGGTGGTTACTACCACTACTCTTATTCCGTTGTCCGAGGGTGTGATCGAATCGTACCAGTAGACATCTACGTGCCAGGGTG CCCTCCCACTGCCGAGGCTCTTCTTTACGGAATGCTTCAGTTACAacgaaagatgagaaggaacagACAAAGTGTACGATGGTACCGAAAGTAG